The genomic DNA ctccgtcccaaattataagtcgctttgactttttttggtacatccactttgctatgcatctagacatattgttatatctatatacatagcaaagtgaatatatcaaaaaagtcaaagcgacttataatttgggatggagggagtagtttatcTTTTCCGATCTGTTTTAGTCGTTATGCGGCCGGTTTTTGTGCTCCCGTCCGTGGACTTGGTCCACGATGTACAAAATTTTTTTGGTGGTACTTTAATATTACTAGCAGAAATATCCATGTGTTGCTACGGTTCCTTACTTGCTCTTATGTTATTATTCGCTTATTTCTAATATATTAGCTTCGCTTCATAATATGTTGATGCgttgcctcgccgtcgcccatgCGCCGCACATGTTGCCGTCCTCGCCGTTAAGAACTTATATAGGAGTACCTTGTCCAAACTGAATTGCTTCGATTCATTTTAAATAGAGACGGTGTATATTTAGCTCCAGTAGCCGCCTGCAGCATGGAATGAAAAATAACTCACGAGCCCAAATAATATGCTGAAACAAACTTTTCAATTTCGCAAGAAACTGTACCATACTTTCTCTTTATATTCAGGGATAATTCAATAAGACAGAATGTTATTTGACCAAGATCATTATTCTCACTGAACTTTCTTAAGAGATAACAAAGCACTGGAAACATAGATCATCAGCTCAGTGAGATGATGGATTTGTTGAACTGCTATGCATACCGTACTGGTCCTTCCATGCAATGAAACTCTATCTCGATGACAAAGCTCTTGTAAGCCCACACAAAACTGTGCTTCAGCTGCTTGTTAGTTAGAAAAGTTCCTGAATATGTGCAAAACATTTGTTAGTTAGAAACTGTTTCAAGAAAATTTTGTTCGATAGAAATAAGTGACAGTTGGTGCCATCATTCCGTAACTTCCACATGCTTCGTGCACAATCTGATCAGTGTGAAGAAATAAACAGAAACTATTGGTAGATAGTACGTCCGTAATTTTGAAGTTGCTCCAGGTTTGGAGTTATTGCTACACATAAATAATATGATCATGCCACAAACAACCAAGGTGAAAGAAGAAATATGACAAGATTATACCAAACCAAACTTGGAAGCAGGGATCCAAAATCTATGAAATTTGATGTGTATGAGCATAATTTACATGCCCCAAACAACTGTAGGCATCCCTGGAAGGTGGAATCACCTGCACCAAGTGGTGTTCAGGAATTTGTTCACTTCCTTCGACGCTTACAGAAGCAGCGCGTTGGTGCTGCTGCATCAAGCATGGCAAAGAGAGTTTAGAGTTGCTATTGCCAACAATTGTGCCAATTATCTGCTCCCATGTAATCAAAACAGAGAAAGGTGTGTCAGatataaaaaataagaaaatactAAATTCCAATGGGTAATATTCATCTGGCATATGCAGTgctatcagaaaaaaaaatcaggaataTAGCTGATTTAAATGGCAAAACCATGAATTGGATCATCCAAATCATGGAATGACCTAATGAAATAACAAATCAATGCTACGATTAATCCATTCCACGAACCAATAAGTATTCCTAAATGACAACCGTGCAGATTATAGAGGCATAATAGCAAACATTAACCACGGGCACCACATGGGGGTGATTTCGTGAACAATTCAATCTGTACATTAACAGCCAGTTTCATGCAAGGGGGAGGGGGTATCGGAGTACCTCGGACGACACGGAGCAGGCTGGCGTTGGACAAGCGAGGCAACTGAGGAGGAGGTTGAGTGAGCGGAGCCTCTCGTGTGCCGTGCTTGTCAGCATGAGGAGGGCCTTACCCGTGATCCGGTGGGCGGTGGCTGAGCGGTGGCTCCACGGGGAGGCGCTGCCACGGCGGTTCCCCCGTCGCGGAGGATGCGGCACACGCGCGCGCAGCCGCATGTAGCCCGGCGCTAGGAGCAGATGGGAAGCGGAGGTGCGCCGGCAGCGGGCAGATGCGGAGGAGAGATGGATGAAGAGAATGGGGACATCCAGATGCGAATCCTCCGCTCCATCACCAGCTTCCCCATCTCCTCCTTCTTCCCTGCAGTCATCAAGAAGCTCTTCCGTAGATGGTGGGAGTCGTCCGCCAAGCGTCCGGCCGACCTCGCCACCGAGCAGCACGGGGCAGCAGTGGGGCACCCCGCTCCGGCCGCCAGGGCGCCCAATCCCCTCCGTTCGCCTCTGTTTTGAAGAAAGGAGAAGCGttttcccctttaaccccctcccttctctcctttttccacccgagcccccCCTCTCTTTAGAatatggactgcgggttgattccaCGAAAGTCTGAGGGGTTTATTGCAAAACGAGCGTGACAGATGAAAATTGCTGGCAGAGACGTTACTCGCTTTAATAATACTAGAatcatgcccgtgcgttgctacggataGTACAAATCATAAATAAATATCATTCTCATCTTACTTGCAAGCAATTATGTCAGTAGACAAATGTAAATTGCACTCGATCATGTTACTGTTACTGTTGTATGGCAGTCCGCAACATACGAGATGCACCAAAACTTCCGAGAAAACACTTAAACTGGTGAACAGTGACACTCAACGGAACATGCTGATGAGACTAAAACAGATTTCACTTACCTATTTCTATAATAATTGTTTCATTCTAAATTGCGTCTAACAAATGAATTTTCTTATATATCTAGAAAGCCCGAAATGGATAGGTTATTGGAGATAGTCGAAGCATGGGTTCAGAGTAAGACTCTGCACTTGCAGCTGACTCAGACAATGTCAGAGGGCGCAACTCGGTTGGCATCATGGACCAGGCGTCGCTTAGGGCTGTACGTCGTGGTCTTCGTCAAGAACTGCTGATGTTGATTGCTATGGCCGCGCGTGGTGATCCCTCGGTCAGCACCCAAGGATTTGATCTGCATCCGACCGCGGGATGGATCGCGACATGGGAGGCTGGTGGACGAAAAAAAATTGTCAGATTTAGTAACTGAAAACGAAATTTGATGTTAGTTGTAGTGTTGTTTTCCAAAAATTTCTGCAACACTTTTTGAAGGGGAATTTGCTGCAAAACTGTAAACATAAATAAGAGAAAATGAACTTAAGTACTTGCACAACAAGTTATTGACATGCATTAGTACCATGTGTTCCCTGTAAGCCTACCTTTTTGCTTAACAATCATCAAGCAATTACATTGTCTTTGTCACATAACTAACATGTCAGCTAATTCTCCCTTTACAGTTTTACATAAGTGGTGTCTAAATGTTACATTAGAAAATAACTAAATGACCACATTATAGTTAAGCCAAGTGAAACAGAATAGGAACATATTGCAGACATAAATATGACCAAAAGGTATACATATTGTTTCTGAATCCGCCTATCAGATTGGACACTCGGTAATGATGGCACTTGTCTCCCGACATGGAAGGATTTTTGCAGTGCTCCATCAGCGCTACCTACAAATGgctgaagaagaaaagggatgAAAAATTACATCATAAGTACAGCATATTAGAATATGAAAGTACGCATTCTTCATCACTTCTTCTCAGAATGCTTCACGATGTTACAGGCTAAAATTTTAATGTAGTCTAATGATGACATCATACATTACTACGCTCTAAAATGAAATGAGAGTCCTAGGATGGCAATTCCACAACGACATCATACAGTGCTACGATCTAAAAATGATATGGGACTTCTCTTGAGCAATTAACCAAATAGATTGTGAGTGTTCACAGTACATTTGAGAAATACTCAAAACTGAGGATTTTTGGTCTTGAGGGCACAATACAGGGGGCATCGATGTTGCAAAAGCTGCCATTGCATCTCAACAGCATCAACTTTAAATGGGAAGATGGATGGCCCAGTTGCACTTGTGCAGATGCAACAGAATAAAAATGATTACTCATAGAACAAAGTGATTACATgggcatttcatcgaacactTGGTCATCAAGCCAAGGATAGGAGGATAGAAATCAAATTGCAACCAATTGCTATGATGATTAACTCACATACCCAAGCGGAAACAACACAGAAGGGAAAGCAACAAAGCAATCAATAAGAAGATACATTGAGCGGAAGGAACTTTACCCGTGGACTCGCAAGGCTGATGGAGCTCTCCGGCGTCGTGTGGCATGTTGATGTCCGGCGGCTGACCGCGTGGCCAACCTGCTATCGTCCCCTCTGCCGCACCATCCACATCCACGCTATTGGCCAACCTGAAATCTTTACACAAACCACGGGGTAGAGGACATGGGGCTCCCGGAGGTGGCGAGGCGTGGCAGCGGACGGAATTGGCGTGGCTGCAGAATCAGGCGGCGACGGCCTTGGTTGAGGAGGCGAGGGGCTGGAGCAGCACGTTGGGGACCTCGACAGTGACGGCGACGCGGGGACGCCGGTGCTCGCAAGcacgtcggaggaggaggaggaggcgaggcggagttggGGAGGAGGAAGCCCTGCACGACCCGCACTGAGTTGGGCGACAGGAGTGAGGGCCCGGTGGAGGCGAGTGCGGATGCCGGCCTAGCGTGGCAGTGGCATCCGCTGCCACCTCCGCGACCGCGATGCCGTCCCCCGTGCGGGGCTGCTGCACTGGGCAGCAGTGGCCCGCGGCAGCCCCACTGTGGCTGTGCCGAGGAGCaggatgacgccgccgccggcggcggatggcgcGGGAGTGGACCGGCAGGAGGGAAGGAGGGCGTCgagagggaaggagggagtGGAGGGCAGCGAGGATGGGTATCGGTAATAAGGCGCCCTCTGGTAGACGAGCACCGCGGCGGCCATCCCCAGCAGCGGGTGGTGACGCCTGCGCAGATCAGCAGGGGAGCCCCATGCTCCGCCGTCCCCGCCTGCGCTAGGCCACTACCGCAGCGCCGTGCTCCCCATCGATCTTcaccgacttttttgttttttggccctttttgcgaaaaaatttcacaaataggcccctggcgaaaccaatttCCGAAAATGGACCCTNNNNNNNNNNNNNNNNNNNNNNNNNNNNNNNNNNNNNNNNNNNNNNNNNNNNNNNNNNNNNNNNNNNNNNNNNNNNNNNNNNNNNNNNNNNNNNNNNNNNNNNNNNNNNNNNNNNNNNNNNNNNNNNNNNNNNNNNNNNNNNNNNNNNNNNNNNNNNNNNNNNNNNNNNNNNNNNNNNNNNNNNNNNNNNNNNNNNNNNNNNNNNNNNNNNNNNNNNNNNNNNNNNNNNNNNNNNNNNNNNNNNNNNNNNNNNNNNNNNNNNNNNNNNNNNNNNNNNNNNNTTATTCTCCACTCTCTCGGGTAAAAACTCTCCCTACTTCGTCCTAGACTACGAATCGACATTGTAGCTTAGgaaagtttcatttcatccgtggatcctgaagagcaaggtatcctctctccgtcgtacctttttttcacatcgattcgttatatatttcttgcatttttgaacttagggttttcatgcaaatgtaggatgccgaggcgtggaaaagctaagaaactaaggtaatctcaacgcccgtagttatgttatatactcattgttgtgtatcaaatgaaaaaaccttaAATGTAGGTTTATTCCTAAGTGCGTttgattcatagaaccaaatatccaaaattgtagttatggcgctaagaagaccggaaatgcgttcgatccattgcctctgcctagtggtgttccagtgccgatgtgcttttgcggcgatccttgcaaggtagccaagtccgaagaacatgccacgtataggcagaggtattggatgtgttccaactttgcgtttgaacctacacttcgtcagcgccgcattaacatgttggtaaggaaatgttgttgtcttataattattgtccataatttttttgttttataacagTTGCttttgttgtagacccctccaccgctatgtgattttgagcagtggatcgacactgagatcgaTCCTGAAGataaggagtttttggagtatatgatgcgctgggatgcagagaggaaggaggtgtacgagaagaggctcgtagaggaggctgcggaaaaggagcacaaggaagaggaggaaaggaggcgggttgctgcaaatagggaggagagagagaagaagcttgagcgggcacgccgagcgaaagcagcggttgaggagaatcccgatgccttaaggaagggaaagtggcctcgttgcactcagtagccatatttaggttctagttctatggtttatttatgaacaatattttctactgtgagacttttattatgttgtcctgtaataatgcactttaagtaagGACACGCAATTTGTAGACGACATATGTTAAATTTGCGATGTAATTCATTTCGAAGTCGTAGTCTACTGAAATATCCGTAGAAAATCGAGGTCGTAGTCTACTGAAATATCCGTAGCAAATTAAAATGGTAATTGTTAGcgaaatttcggcagaatttcccctaattgttgatgcaatccatacaaaattacgagatgCATAGTGAATATAAATACAAGCATAGAAACACAAGCATACGACACATTCATAATagaatccacaatagttcagaTGATACAAAGTTCATATGATACAAAGTTCGCAATCAGAATCgtcactgcctcctagtcttacccttacccttgtgaccaagggcgtcggtgcctggagtgtaaggagaacgtggacgacgtagtctagtgccCCCTACAGcctgtgtaggctgagtcaagggagcctcctggagctgagacgggccaatctcctcggccctctgctcatcgtcgccgtcgtcgtcgtcgtcatcgtcgtcgtcgtcttcatctGATGCAATTGATTTCGATCCTGAGGGGCCTTGGCTGGACGTACCGACGCCTCCTTCGCGCAGAGATGGAACGTGCACGTCTCGCGTCGTggcagtcctgcaaccacaacgagcagccgcacggcgaagccgatttgacaatcgctgcagtagtaaaaacaagttacacaaatgaagaatgtaacgtattaatgaagtattaaaaagaataatttgagACTTACCTCAAGGAAGCTCCGCGTCTCGGGGTCCCTAACTCGTGGACGAAATTGCTCTATATCTCTAACTGAGCTTTGTAGGGTACGCCCCTGCAAGaaatgactaagtcactaaagcaacaaatgactaagtcactaaatgactaaatgattaagttaGATCGCTAGGTCCTTATCTAACTAACTAAATCTCTAAGTAACCTAACATAGAATATAGAAAAGTGAAGCCattgtcttaccatcctatccaggattggtcctgcctccacctgccttccagcacgagtactctgatcgtacaccgtgtcttcatcgtcggatgACTGGATTTCGGCGTAGTCATCTTGCGTCCACGCTTCCCTCAGCCTGTGCCgcgtcgcaccttggtaccagCTCTGGTAGTGCCTGTACGCGGCGTTTGTGTGCGGCTCGTTATTCTCGTCCAAGTTCTGCTCGTACTGCTCCCATTCCACAATATACGCGTGGTGGAACGCGGGCCAGTCGGAGACCTTCCGCttcttctttcgatccacgctgCACGTCACGTTACACGTTACTGTTAGCCAAAATTTAGTTAATAGTATTGAAATATATGAAAAAGAAAGTAACTTACTTGTGTAACTCTATACTAGTCGAGGTCGCCTGTGGTGGCCAAATCTGCCTCATCCCAAATTGGCGTGCTACTCGATGTGGCAggtggtactcgacagcatagaaGCAAATAAGAGGGCACACCATCCTGTAAATATCATCGTCCTGAACACAAACGAAGCTaagaggaaaaggaagtggATCGTCTCCGTCGTAAGGTTGCCAATTTACCTGCAAAATTTTAATCAAAAACGTTAGTTGTTATACTAAAAGATTACGAAGcatgtttaaaaaaaattcacttaCACTATGAGCAGTGAGCGCGTCTATCTCGTTGATGTAATCCAGGTACGCGCGGTCCAACCTGGTATGGCTAACCTTAACCTGATCCCAAATATATGCCCATGTCGGCTGTCGTCTCGGCGGCTCACCTGGGAACCACGGTCGACGCGGCATAATCTCGGGCCGACCGACAGGAAGACGGGACCACATCCATAACTGCAACAGGTAGACCACATCCATGAGATTAGCACTCCAGATGTGCGAGTCCCCTGCTCGTCAAGCTCTCGCCCCAGGAAGGCTGCGACTCGTGCTCTCCAACCATCTGAGACGCACGGCCCGGTGACTGGCTGGCCCCGAATCGACAGACCCAgcatcttctgacagtcctgtagggtcactgtcatctctccgaacggGAGGTGAAAGCTGTGAGTCTCGGGTCGCCACCTACATTTCGCCGAATTATTATTTGATAACATGTAAACACATAACAAAATGAATATGACTAGTGGTAATAGTACCTGTCGACCAACGCAGTTATAGCCGCTGAATTGAACCTGGGCATCCCACGACGAACCTGATACGAGATGACATCGAGGCCAGCCATCTGTAGTAAAGGAGTGTAGCGGTCGTCGTACTGCAGCGCCAAAAACCCATCATGGGCTCTAGAACGAAGGAGCGGAAGGACCTGCACTCAAATAAACCAAGTCAGAGATTACATAGGACAAAAGACGTGGACGCTCGCAAACCTTTAATCATGAATTGTAAATTATTACCTGCCCTCCCGCTATGAGACGACCTCGGTGGGTCTGGTCGTACGCCTGATCTAGAAGGTGGAAGTGCGCCATCCTACAAAAAGGCAAAAAGATATAAGATTAGTAAAAAATAAATCATTAAGCTAGAGATGTAGAATCACAACCTATATGAATAAAACACATATCAAGTAACGAAAAAAGGTATTAGTCGCACCTCACTAATTTGCCAACGGCAAGTGCGTGAATTATGACCCAATCTACCGCACTTGCCGCACTCGTTCTGTTCTGGATCAGCAAGAAATGGTGTTGCTCTACCACGCCTCGTTCTTCCGGATACCTGATCCATAGTCATGTTATGCCTCGTCCGCTTCCTTGTTCCACGTTTGTTCCAACGGTATGCAGGATCCGCAACATATTTTGGCCCATTATACGGAGGCCACTCTCTAGGATCCCGGAAAGGCACGAAGCGGGGGCTCCATGTCCGCACAAGGGTGTCTACGCTGAACTCATGTGGTATCATGCTCTCGATATCAAAATtgcgatgcctagctgctgccaccaaatgagaacatacAAAGTGGTACTGCCTTGGCCTGCCACAAGTGCACTTGAAATCTCGGAGAACTACCACATGTATCCTCGACTCTCGGATCTCACCGTCGGACGTTGTACCGCCCCTATGCTCCACCTGATAAGTTCCTGAGCCAAGATCAAAACATTGCACCTCATGTGTGGaagccctttcatttgcaatgatgagatgtctctttggtttttcaGCCCATCTCTCCCCAGCAACCTGCAACGCTTCTGCTTTTGCGTGTCTTTCATTGAACCACGCAACAAGCCTGTAGAAGGTGAATTCAACGATTGCGTTCACAGGCATACCACGTATCCCCAATAacaacttattgaatgactcgGCCATGTTACTGCACTGAAACTCGTACCTCCAACCACCGGCGTCGTGAGCTCTAGTCCACTTATCCACATCTCTCATCAAACCAGCAAGCCAATGTCgaccttctgcatttgttgcggtccttacctgctccaatttgcgctgaaagtaatagtcctcaagctgccgtgctgcaacttgaaacagatcaaaattatccttcacaccatccttccgaAGAAGGTTCTCCGCAAGGTGCCGAGTGCACCAACGATGATGCAAAGGTGCATAACCCTCTATCTGTTCTTGCACAGCATTAAGTATGCCCTGATGCCTATCGGATATGACGCCAACCTCCCTACCAGGACCAACCACATGTATCCGGACTAGTCTTAAGAACCAcccccaactgtcattgttctccctctcaaccaatgcaaatgccaaaggaaccaacatattgttcgcgtcacaagatatggctataagaagtgtgcctctatatttgccaatcaaaaacgtaccatcaatagagaaaacaggacgacagtgcctaaaggcttccacagactgagggaagcaccagaaagcacgcccgaatatctgcctcccgtcctccttccaagcatttggctttggaatgtactcataatgcatgcctggattcacCGCTTTAATTGCATTAAAAAGAACTGGCAGCTGCTCGTACCCAGACTCCCAATCCCCATAAATCATCCTCCACgctcgctgcttagccctccaagctttaccataagttatcacatatcctccataaatctcctcaacagttcttataattgttctcactttcatgttgggttgttccttcaatattcccatGAACTATCGGATCACGACGTCC from Setaria italica strain Yugu1 chromosome VII, Setaria_italica_v2.0, whole genome shotgun sequence includes the following:
- the LOC101782753 gene encoding uncharacterized protein LOC101782753, with the protein product MRLRARVPHPPRRGNRRGSASPWSHRSATAHRITGKALLMLTSTAHERLRSLNLLLSCLACPTPACSVSSEIIGTIVGNSNSKLSLPCLMQQHQRAASVSVEGSEQIPEHHLVQELF